A region of Malaciobacter marinus DNA encodes the following proteins:
- a CDS encoding anthranilate synthase component II: MILMIDNYDSFTYNIVQYCKELKADLKIIRNDELNIEQIKELNPKKIIISPGPATPDDAGICLDAIKEFAGKIPIFGICLGHQSIAQVYGAKVIKAPNMMHGKTSVIKRCFDTPIFNNLPNEFTQTRYHSLTVDKNSLTDDIIPTSYSLDDNEIMSLEIKNKKIYGVQFHPESIMSEYGYEMIENFLKL; this comes from the coding sequence ATGATTCTAATGATTGATAATTATGATTCTTTTACATATAATATTGTTCAGTATTGCAAAGAGTTAAAAGCAGATTTAAAGATAATAAGAAATGATGAATTAAATATTGAACAAATAAAAGAATTAAATCCAAAAAAGATTATAATCTCTCCAGGGCCAGCTACTCCTGATGATGCGGGAATATGTTTAGATGCCATTAAAGAGTTTGCGGGAAAAATACCAATATTTGGAATATGTTTAGGGCATCAAAGTATAGCTCAAGTTTATGGTGCAAAAGTAATTAAAGCGCCCAATATGATGCATGGAAAAACATCAGTAATAAAAAGATGTTTTGATACACCAATATTTAATAATTTGCCAAATGAATTTACGCAAACTAGATATCACTCTTTAACAGTGGATAAAAATAGTTTAACTGATGATATAATACCAACATCATATAGTTTAGATGATAATGAAATTATGTCATTAGAAATAAAAAATAAAAAAATTTACGGAGTACAATTTCATCCAGAATCTATAATGAGTGAATATGGATATGAGATGATTGAAAACTTTTTGAAACTATGA
- a CDS encoding glycosyltransferase family 39 protein — protein MINTTNQYNKTIYITLAITTIVLIFVSNTLSISYKEALNFFENNSLLSLLTNISTTIFGQNDIALRLPFLTFYFLSVILIYINTRTYFKYQSDRAISTIIFMFLPGVLSASLLVNSAIVVTFCTLLYIYYYQKMQKHNYAFLIAFLFVDNSFAIFFLAIFFYSLNKRDNAIIFISLILFGLSMGIYGFESGGKPKGFFVDTFAIYASIFSPLLFLYFFYSMYRLGVKNQRTLIWYISATALVFSIIFSFRQKIYIEDYAPYVVIAIPLMVKLFFHSYRVRLKKFRKKHYYFALLVFLTLLLNIFITIFNKPLYIFLENPKKHFVYKYHVVKELSSKLNDLNINHIKSKDEELILRLRFYKIYEGNSYIISLDKIKNYNFKIPIKYYGVEIATAYIVKVDE, from the coding sequence ATGATAAATACAACAAATCAATACAATAAAACTATTTATATTACTCTTGCAATTACGACAATTGTATTGATTTTTGTTTCAAATACTCTTAGTATTTCTTATAAAGAGGCATTGAACTTTTTTGAAAATAATTCTTTATTATCTTTATTAACGAATATATCAACTACAATATTTGGTCAAAATGATATTGCATTAAGATTACCTTTTTTAACTTTTTACTTTCTTAGTGTAATTTTGATATATATTAATACTCGAACATACTTTAAATACCAAAGCGATAGAGCAATATCTACTATTATTTTTATGTTTCTTCCTGGTGTATTAAGTGCTTCTCTTTTAGTCAATAGTGCAATAGTAGTTACTTTTTGTACTCTTTTATATATATATTATTATCAAAAAATGCAAAAACATAATTATGCTTTTTTAATTGCCTTTTTATTTGTTGATAACTCTTTTGCAATATTCTTTTTAGCAATATTCTTTTATTCTTTAAATAAGCGTGATAATGCAATTATATTTATTAGTCTAATTTTATTTGGATTGTCTATGGGAATATATGGTTTTGAAAGTGGAGGAAAGCCTAAAGGATTTTTTGTAGATACCTTTGCAATATATGCATCAATCTTTTCACCTTTGCTTTTTTTATACTTTTTTTATTCAATGTATAGATTAGGAGTAAAAAATCAAAGAACACTTATTTGGTATATAAGCGCAACTGCATTAGTTTTTTCAATTATTTTTTCATTTAGACAAAAAATATATATTGAAGATTATGCCCCATATGTTGTAATTGCTATTCCTTTAATGGTAAAACTATTCTTTCATTCATATAGAGTTAGATTAAAAAAGTTTAGAAAAAAACATTATTATTTTGCACTTTTAGTATTTTTAACACTATTATTGAATATTTTTATTACAATCTTTAATAAACCATTATATATATTTTTAGAAAATCCTAAAAAACACTTTGTATATAAATATCATGTGGTAAAAGAATTAAGTAGTAAACTTAATGACTTAAATATAAATCATATAAAATCAAAAGATGAAGAGTTAATATTAAGACTTAGATTTTATAAAATATATGAAGGTAATAGTTATATTATATCATTAGATAAAATCAAAAACTATAATTTTAAAATACCTATTAAATATTATGGAGTTGAAATAGCAACTGCATATATAGTTAAAGTTGATGAATAA
- a CDS encoding peptidoglycan D,D-transpeptidase FtsI family protein has protein sequence MTSKKIENINKTKKIVILFLLILLFLIILVFSVANTITDKRRLPSLQSSKKELAVRGDIVSADNFKIASSKKLYKASIDTRFIDLDKKELFLKLFSIYSDISYSKLKRKVDRSIKYKPGNLVLSYNIDARTAKNLKELGFKLRRLKVFKAIKIDGGRILRGLSIIESGEKRIYSYKNTLTPVVGYITKFETDDAKTKVKGIKGLEKKYNTILNKTEDGILKGNRDVLSYISFNKDSIIKKREDGAKLVLNIPLKLQKNIEMILDRHKKKLTAQEIVVSIMNNKTGEVLSLASSNRFNPESIKQEDIPSLNVNAIEYQFEPGSVIKPMAIALVLDKNRVKKDELFFAYNEGKANSKGEYRKGRYKIDRFYIKDDHRFKKHYLTLDDIFIFSSNIGTLQLAQRLKGAEIYEGYKRFGFTRKTGIDLPYEKVGKMPPVYKLAAGEDKDKDNAYKATVSYGQGMTSTFMQIMKAFTVFNNDGYSITPRIVSYLEMDSGKYKPDDILKEKVVSKEAAREVKRMLVKTVTHGTGRSAQIEGLEIGGKTGTAKVARQGNYQREYISSFFGFVNDKKNSYTIGVTVFRPNSRGRYWYYYYAAQSAVPVFKEIINNMVSLNYLKKDNE, from the coding sequence ATGACTTCAAAAAAAATCGAAAATATTAATAAAACAAAAAAAATTGTAATTTTATTTTTATTAATCTTATTATTTCTAATAATTTTAGTATTCTCTGTAGCTAACACAATAACAGATAAAAGAAGATTGCCTTCTTTACAAAGTTCAAAAAAAGAGTTAGCAGTAAGAGGAGATATAGTAAGTGCTGATAATTTTAAAATTGCTTCATCTAAAAAATTGTATAAAGCATCAATTGATACAAGATTTATAGATCTTGATAAAAAAGAGTTATTTTTAAAACTATTCTCTATTTATAGCGATATTTCTTATTCTAAATTAAAAAGAAAAGTTGATAGATCTATAAAGTACAAACCAGGAAATTTAGTTTTATCATATAATATTGATGCAAGAACAGCAAAAAACCTAAAAGAGTTAGGTTTTAAACTTAGAAGATTAAAAGTTTTTAAAGCAATAAAAATTGATGGAGGAAGAATTTTAAGAGGCTTGAGTATTATAGAAAGTGGTGAAAAAAGAATTTATTCATATAAAAATACTCTAACACCAGTTGTAGGATATATAACAAAATTTGAAACAGATGATGCAAAAACAAAAGTTAAAGGAATTAAAGGTTTAGAAAAAAAATACAATACCATTTTAAACAAAACAGAAGATGGTATTTTAAAAGGTAATCGTGATGTTCTTTCATATATATCATTTAACAAAGACTCAATTATAAAAAAAAGAGAAGATGGAGCAAAACTAGTTTTAAACATTCCTTTAAAACTTCAAAAAAATATTGAAATGATACTTGATAGACACAAAAAGAAATTAACTGCACAAGAAATAGTAGTTTCAATAATGAATAATAAAACAGGCGAAGTACTTTCACTTGCATCATCAAATAGATTTAATCCTGAAAGTATAAAACAAGAAGATATTCCATCATTAAATGTAAATGCAATAGAATATCAATTTGAACCAGGTTCTGTTATTAAACCTATGGCAATTGCTTTAGTATTAGATAAAAATAGAGTTAAAAAAGATGAACTGTTTTTTGCATATAATGAAGGAAAAGCAAACTCAAAAGGTGAGTACAGAAAAGGAAGATACAAAATTGATAGATTTTATATCAAAGATGATCATAGATTTAAAAAACATTATTTAACATTAGATGATATTTTTATATTTTCATCAAATATTGGTACTTTACAATTAGCACAAAGATTAAAAGGTGCAGAAATATATGAAGGATATAAAAGATTTGGATTTACAAGAAAAACAGGTATTGATCTTCCATATGAAAAAGTTGGTAAAATGCCTCCTGTGTATAAACTAGCAGCAGGCGAAGATAAAGATAAAGACAATGCTTATAAAGCAACAGTATCTTATGGACAAGGTATGACTTCTACTTTTATGCAAATCATGAAAGCATTTACTGTTTTTAACAATGATGGATACAGTATAACTCCAAGAATTGTTTCATACTTAGAAATGGATTCAGGTAAATACAAACCTGATGATATATTAAAAGAAAAAGTGGTTTCAAAAGAAGCAGCAAGAGAAGTAAAAAGAATGCTTGTTAAAACCGTGACACATGGTACAGGAAGAAGCGCACAAATAGAAGGTCTTGAAATTGGAGGGAAAACAGGAACTGCAAAAGTAGCAAGACAAGGAAATTATCAAAGGGAGTATATCTCATCTTTTTTTGGTTTTGTAAATGATAAAAAAAACTCTTATACAATTGGAGTTACAGTTTTTAGGCCAAATTCAAGAGGTAGATATTGGTACTATTATTATGCAGCTCAATCAGCTGTTCCTGTTTTTAAAGAAATTATTAATAATATGGTAAGCCTCAACTATTTAAAAAAAGATAACGAATAA
- a CDS encoding ABC transporter permease encodes MKNSISKIKISSFILTLLISAPAIIIFLYLFIGHSDNWQHLKETLLFTYIFNSLYIMVGVAILTTLFGFTTAYLTSLYNFAFSKFFHYGLILPFAIPTYIVAFIYGGMFNITGTVTTFILDILDKDLSEVVFFDIMSIEGAILVMSLVLYPYVYLICKTYLSFESASIIEAAKTFNLSSWQIFKKVILPISRPAIVAGVTLAVMEAVADFGVMDYFGVNTFVTGIFKTWFGMGSVEDAAKLASILMSFVFLLIILERIQRKNKVFKSSGKDFKPIEKEKLTGIKSFLAFIACFIPFFFGFLLPFIQLCFWFSISYEDIIDEDFMTTLYQTLSLAISSATLITALALLFVYNVRKHQDKTSSTLTQIVKLGYSIPGAVVAVGILSFFSILDKYVIDLFSSTFIISGTIIAIIFGYCVRFLAISINNFEAGFSRIPQTYDDAAKILDVGEKTTFVKIFIPLLKNSAFASFIIVFIEVIKELPLTMILRPFNYDTLPILALELTQQSQIVESSVPSMFIILIGMVSVILLAKNMNKAQ; translated from the coding sequence TTGAAAAATTCGATTTCAAAAATCAAGATAAGTAGCTTTATATTAACGCTACTTATCTCAGCTCCTGCAATAATTATTTTTCTTTATCTTTTTATAGGTCACAGTGATAATTGGCAACATCTAAAAGAGACTTTACTTTTTACATATATTTTCAACTCTTTATATATAATGGTTGGAGTTGCTATTTTAACAACACTTTTTGGTTTTACAACAGCATATTTAACATCACTTTATAACTTTGCTTTTTCAAAATTTTTTCATTATGGTCTAATTTTACCATTTGCTATTCCTACTTATATTGTTGCATTTATTTATGGAGGAATGTTTAATATAACAGGAACAGTGACAACATTTATTCTTGATATTTTAGATAAAGACCTTAGTGAAGTAGTATTCTTTGATATTATGTCAATAGAAGGTGCTATTTTAGTAATGTCATTAGTACTTTATCCATATGTCTATCTTATTTGTAAAACATATTTAAGTTTTGAATCTGCTTCGATTATTGAAGCAGCAAAAACTTTCAATCTTTCTTCATGGCAAATATTTAAAAAAGTGATTTTACCAATTTCAAGACCTGCAATTGTAGCGGGAGTAACACTTGCAGTTATGGAAGCAGTTGCTGATTTTGGTGTTATGGATTATTTTGGAGTAAATACATTTGTAACAGGTATTTTTAAAACTTGGTTTGGAATGGGAAGTGTTGAAGATGCAGCAAAACTTGCAAGTATTTTAATGAGCTTTGTATTTTTGTTAATTATTTTAGAAAGAATTCAAAGAAAAAACAAAGTATTTAAAAGTTCAGGAAAAGATTTTAAACCAATTGAGAAAGAAAAACTTACTGGGATTAAATCATTTTTAGCATTTATAGCATGTTTTATACCATTTTTCTTTGGATTTTTATTGCCATTTATTCAACTTTGCTTTTGGTTTAGCATTTCATATGAAGATATAATAGATGAAGATTTTATGACAACACTTTATCAAACACTATCTCTTGCAATTAGTAGTGCTACACTAATAACTGCATTAGCATTGTTATTTGTATATAATGTAAGAAAACATCAAGATAAAACGTCATCAACTTTAACTCAAATTGTTAAATTAGGATACTCAATTCCAGGTGCAGTTGTTGCTGTTGGAATTTTATCTTTCTTTTCAATTTTAGATAAATATGTTATAGATTTATTCTCTTCTACTTTTATTATAAGTGGCACAATAATAGCTATTATTTTTGGTTATTGTGTTAGATTCTTAGCAATTAGTATAAATAACTTTGAAGCAGGATTTAGTAGAATTCCACAAACATATGATGATGCTGCAAAAATTTTAGATGTTGGAGAAAAAACAACATTTGTAAAAATTTTTATTCCACTATTAAAAAACTCTGCATTTGCATCATTTATAATAGTATTTATTGAAGTAATTAAAGAACTTCCTTTGACAATGATTTTAAGACCTTTTAATTATGATACATTGCCAATTTTAGCTCTTGAATTAACACAACAATCTCAAATAGTCGAATCTTCTGTTCCATCAATGTTTATTATATTGATTGGAATGGTTTCAGTAATTTTACTAGCAAAAAATATGAATAAGGCACAATAA
- a CDS encoding pilus assembly FimT family protein — MNKKSYSLIELLFVLTLISIITASFYSNINFDKFQSNIDLATNRLILYLKQTRYQALIDNKAEQNQTKWHKKRWTLKFFECREKIGGLYYVIYSDKNMMGHPNKQESLKDPLSNKYIYSSNQCSVDNDTSKYVLLTKEFGIEKIDVSCKMDSSLGKISFGEDGFVYKKLSNNKNEHYKYKINKPCIIKLYDKNNNTREIVIEHTTGYIYQKPHKI, encoded by the coding sequence ATGAATAAAAAATCATATTCTTTAATAGAATTACTTTTTGTTTTAACTTTAATAAGCATTATAACTGCATCATTTTATTCCAATATCAATTTTGACAAGTTTCAAAGTAATATTGACCTTGCAACAAATAGACTAATCTTATATCTAAAACAAACCAGATACCAAGCCTTAATAGATAACAAAGCAGAACAGAACCAAACGAAATGGCATAAAAAGAGATGGACACTAAAATTTTTTGAGTGTAGAGAAAAAATTGGAGGTCTATATTATGTTATATATAGTGATAAAAATATGATGGGACATCCAAATAAACAAGAAAGTTTAAAAGATCCTTTATCTAATAAATATATATATAGTTCAAATCAATGCTCAGTAGATAATGATACTTCAAAATATGTTTTATTGACAAAAGAATTTGGCATTGAAAAAATTGATGTAAGTTGTAAAATGGATTCTTCATTAGGTAAAATATCTTTTGGTGAAGATGGGTTTGTATATAAAAAGCTTAGTAATAACAAAAATGAACACTACAAATATAAGATTAATAAACCATGTATTATAAAGCTATATGATAAAAATAATAATACAAGAGAAATTGTAATTGAGCATACTACTGGATATATCTATCAAAAACCCCATAAAATATAG
- a CDS encoding Fe(3+) ABC transporter substrate-binding protein translates to MLKKLALSTAILVSSVFASSEVNVYSHRHYDTDKKLFKMFEEKTGIKVNVIKAKASALIKRIESEGKKSPADVLITVDAGRLYQAKSKNLLQSIKSDYLMENIPKQLRDVDNQWFALTKRARVTAYKIGSGMDKKLTTYEDLADPKFKGQIMVRSSNNIYNQSLMAAMIAHHGEEYAIKWAKGVVANMAKAPKGNDRYQVKAIASGIGSIAIVNTYYIGKMVDNKDLSQSESVKKVKVFFPKFENGGTHINVSGAGVAKYAPNKENAIKFIEFLASKDAQELFSKANFEYPVLKSVEASDLVKSWGTFEDDHISINTLGQNNKAAVKAFDLAGWK, encoded by the coding sequence ATGTTAAAAAAATTGGCTTTAAGTACTGCAATACTTGTTTCATCAGTATTTGCAAGTTCAGAAGTAAACGTTTATTCGCATAGACATTACGATACAGATAAAAAACTTTTCAAAATGTTTGAAGAAAAAACTGGTATTAAAGTAAATGTAATTAAAGCAAAAGCTAGTGCATTAATTAAAAGAATTGAAAGTGAAGGTAAAAAATCACCTGCTGATGTTTTAATAACAGTTGATGCAGGAAGATTATATCAAGCTAAATCAAAAAATCTTTTACAATCAATTAAATCTGATTATTTAATGGAAAATATTCCAAAACAACTAAGAGATGTAGATAATCAATGGTTTGCTCTTACTAAAAGAGCAAGAGTTACAGCTTATAAAATTGGTTCAGGAATGGACAAAAAACTTACAACATATGAAGATTTAGCTGACCCTAAATTCAAAGGTCAGATAATGGTTAGATCTTCAAATAATATATATAACCAATCACTTATGGCAGCAATGATAGCTCATCATGGAGAAGAGTATGCAATTAAATGGGCAAAAGGTGTTGTTGCAAATATGGCAAAAGCTCCAAAAGGAAATGATAGATACCAAGTAAAAGCTATAGCAAGTGGAATTGGTTCAATAGCAATTGTTAATACATACTATATTGGTAAAATGGTTGATAATAAAGATTTATCACAAAGTGAATCAGTTAAAAAAGTGAAAGTATTTTTTCCAAAGTTTGAAAACGGTGGAACACATATAAATGTAAGTGGTGCAGGTGTTGCTAAATATGCTCCAAATAAAGAAAATGCAATAAAATTTATTGAGTTCTTAGCTTCAAAAGATGCACAAGAGTTATTTTCAAAAGCAAATTTTGAGTATCCAGTACTTAAAAGTGTTGAAGCATCTGATTTAGTAAAATCATGGGGAACATTTGAAGATGACCATATTTCTATAAATACATTAGGTCAAAATAATAAAGCAGCAGTTAAAGCTTTTGATTTAGCTGGTTGGAAGTAG
- a CDS encoding peptidylprolyl isomerase: protein MFGFSKELKEYNYSQEEMDSFKYAKISTEKGTIWLKLFNQETPNTVANFATLAKDDFYNNLTFHRVIKGFMAQGGCPNGTGTGGPDWAIACETNADKQVHKKGSLSMAHAGANTGGSQFFICFDSCPHLNGVHTVFGEIEDNDESSFETLDNISQDDKIISIEIKEDKN, encoded by the coding sequence ATGTTTGGTTTTTCAAAAGAACTAAAAGAGTATAACTATTCACAAGAAGAAATGGATAGTTTCAAATATGCTAAAATCTCTACAGAAAAAGGAACTATTTGGCTTAAACTATTTAATCAAGAGACACCAAATACAGTTGCAAACTTTGCAACACTTGCAAAAGATGATTTTTATAACAACCTAACTTTTCATAGAGTAATAAAAGGATTTATGGCACAAGGTGGTTGTCCAAATGGAACAGGAACTGGTGGACCAGATTGGGCTATTGCTTGTGAAACAAATGCAGATAAACAAGTTCATAAAAAAGGAAGTTTATCTATGGCTCACGCAGGAGCAAATACTGGAGGAAGTCAATTCTTTATTTGTTTTGATAGTTGTCCTCATTTAAATGGTGTTCATACAGTGTTTGGAGAAATTGAAGATAATGATGAATCAAGTTTTGAAACACTTGATAATATTTCTCAAGATGATAAAATTATTTCTATTGAAATTAAAGAAGATAAAAACTAA
- a CDS encoding magnesium transporter CorA family protein — translation MKIKDIDSLHQEDLENSLHPSIFYTDKNYDLFILRLPSFLNNKLEFLNYSFIITNEEYAYFDNQNKQIISLNSIKEFYLYLDKSIKSTMKLTNDYYSKVLDLEESVYENKKQDTFNKTWYEYKNELIRVNRILYKANEALENLIDTYKNEKDYLERNFANIQEHLQRSYRTTGLCLEKLDVLYNFHQSKTSEQMNKIVYVLTLLSGIFLPLNLIVGFFGMNTTSLPFTKFENGTYFVISILIMTGILASILIIYLKRK, via the coding sequence ATGAAAATTAAAGATATTGATTCTTTACATCAAGAAGATTTAGAAAACTCATTGCATCCTTCAATTTTCTATACTGATAAAAACTATGATTTATTTATTTTAAGACTGCCCTCTTTTTTAAATAATAAACTTGAATTTCTAAACTATTCATTTATAATTACAAATGAAGAATATGCTTATTTTGATAATCAAAACAAACAAATCATTTCATTAAATAGTATTAAAGAATTTTATTTATACTTAGACAAGTCAATAAAATCAACAATGAAATTAACTAATGATTACTACTCAAAAGTTTTAGACTTGGAAGAAAGTGTTTATGAGAATAAAAAGCAAGATACTTTTAATAAAACTTGGTATGAATACAAAAATGAACTAATAAGAGTAAATAGAATACTTTACAAAGCAAATGAAGCTTTAGAAAACCTAATAGATACTTATAAAAATGAAAAAGATTATTTAGAACGTAATTTTGCTAATATACAAGAACATCTACAAAGAAGCTATAGAACTACTGGATTATGTCTTGAAAAACTTGATGTATTATATAATTTTCATCAAAGTAAAACAAGTGAACAAATGAACAAAATAGTTTATGTACTAACACTTCTATCAGGTATTTTTTTACCATTAAATCTTATTGTAGGATTCTTTGGCATGAATACTACGTCTTTACCTTTTACAAAATTTGAAAATGGAACTTACTTTGTAATATCTATTTTAATAATGACAGGAATATTAGCAAGTATATTAATAATATATTTAAAAAGAAAATAG
- a CDS encoding ABC transporter ATP-binding protein has product MVSIEKFGISFNDTKILENISFDVKPGEIVTLLGSSGCGKTTILRSIAGLQKEHEGTICIGNECVSSKKVYKKDREVGYIFQDYALFPHLNVHENISFALYKLSKKKKEKRVDELLEQFNIVDHKYKQIHQLSGGQQQRVAIARAMANNPKILLLDEPFSNLDAMLRYKTKIWLKDLIKQMNLSAILVTHDKKEALSISDKIGIINDKKLIQFDNAKKMFENPNSLYVANFLCEVNELPNRYIKDIGLNIKEDKVAIIKIDECKISKDKSNCKVKILDISFCGEYYELVLNLLDYDNTDMIVKSHSIENLNINDEAFMHIDKKDIKIIDK; this is encoded by the coding sequence ATGGTAAGTATAGAAAAGTTTGGTATATCATTTAATGATACAAAAATTTTAGAAAATATCTCATTTGATGTTAAACCAGGAGAAATTGTAACACTTCTTGGTTCAAGTGGATGTGGTAAAACAACAATACTAAGATCAATAGCTGGGTTACAAAAAGAGCATGAGGGTACTATTTGTATAGGTAATGAGTGTGTTTCTTCTAAAAAAGTTTATAAAAAAGATAGAGAGGTGGGATATATATTCCAAGATTATGCATTATTTCCACATTTAAACGTACATGAAAATATATCATTTGCTTTATATAAACTATCAAAAAAGAAAAAAGAAAAAAGAGTAGATGAACTTTTAGAACAATTTAATATTGTTGATCATAAATATAAACAAATACACCAACTATCAGGTGGACAACAACAAAGAGTAGCTATTGCAAGAGCCATGGCAAATAATCCAAAAATTTTACTTTTAGATGAGCCTTTTTCAAACTTAGATGCGATGCTAAGATATAAAACAAAGATTTGGTTAAAAGATTTAATAAAACAGATGAATTTAAGTGCAATTCTTGTTACCCATGATAAAAAAGAAGCATTGTCAATATCAGATAAAATAGGAATTATAAACGATAAGAAACTTATTCAATTTGATAATGCAAAGAAGATGTTTGAAAACCCAAATAGTTTATATGTTGCAAACTTTTTATGTGAGGTTAATGAACTTCCAAATAGATATATAAAAGATATTGGATTAAACATAAAAGAAGATAAAGTTGCAATTATAAAAATTGATGAATGTAAAATATCAAAAGATAAATCAAACTGTAAAGTAAAAATTTTAGATATCTCATTTTGTGGAGAGTATTATGAACTTGTATTAAATTTACTTGATTATGATAATACAGATATGATAGTAAAATCTCATAGTATTGAAAATTTAAATATTAATGATGAAGCATTTATGCATATAGATAAAAAAGATATTAAAATAATAGATAAATAA